The following are from one region of the Sandaracinus amylolyticus genome:
- a CDS encoding ABC transporter permease encodes MSRAQHLLVAALGGALAIFLVLPLVALVATTSDLAAGLASPLVAPALRLSLLTTLVSLAIVVVLGTPLAWALRSARGPLARVVETIVQLPIVVPPAVAGVALLLAFGRRGLVGSWLGSPAFTTVAVVMAEVFVSAPFFVQAALGAFRRVDERLIVVARTFGASPLRVLVRVALPLAAPGLLAGAAMSWARALGEFGATLMFAGNLEGVTQTMPLAIYTAMESDLRAAQAMSIVLVLVASVLFVAMRTLLRRTS; translated from the coding sequence ATGAGCCGCGCGCAGCACCTGCTCGTCGCCGCGCTCGGCGGCGCGCTCGCGATCTTCCTCGTGCTTCCGCTGGTCGCGCTGGTCGCGACCACGAGCGATCTCGCAGCGGGACTCGCGAGCCCGCTGGTCGCGCCCGCGCTCCGGCTCAGCCTGCTCACCACGCTGGTCAGCCTCGCGATCGTCGTGGTGCTCGGGACGCCGCTCGCCTGGGCGCTGCGCAGCGCGCGCGGCCCGCTGGCGCGCGTCGTCGAGACGATCGTGCAGCTCCCGATCGTCGTGCCTCCCGCGGTCGCGGGGGTCGCGCTCCTTCTCGCGTTCGGCCGTCGCGGGCTCGTGGGGTCGTGGCTGGGATCGCCGGCGTTCACGACGGTCGCGGTGGTGATGGCCGAGGTGTTCGTGTCGGCCCCGTTCTTCGTGCAGGCCGCGCTCGGCGCGTTCCGCCGGGTGGACGAGCGCCTGATCGTCGTGGCGCGCACCTTCGGCGCGTCGCCGCTGCGAGTGCTGGTGCGGGTCGCGCTGCCCCTCGCGGCACCGGGCCTGCTCGCGGGCGCGGCGATGTCGTGGGCGCGCGCGCTGGGAGAGTTCGGCGCGACCCTGATGTTCGCGGGCAACCTCGAGGGCGTGACCCAGACGATGCCGCTCGCGATCTACACCGCGATGGAGTCGGACCTGCGCGCCGCGCAGGCGATGTCGATCGTGCTCGTCCTCGTCGCGTCGGTGCTCTTCGTGGCGATGCGCACGCTGCTGCGGCGGACGTCGTGA
- a CDS encoding ABC transporter ATP-binding protein yields MSLHARIEARVGRLVIDVELDTGPGVLAIVGPNGAGKTTLLSLLLGVVPVTRGRVEVGGVVLLDTSASLDVPVEARRLGYAPQDHALFPHLDVRGNVEFAVSSALPRAERARRVDEVLRDLRIEHLASRRPSTLSGGERQRVALARALSISPRALLLDEPLAALDARARREVRDFLATTLRTLAIPSIVVTHDAAEARALGQRIAVMEAGRIVQQGTWDELVAAPATPFVAELTADA; encoded by the coding sequence GTGAGCCTGCATGCCCGCATCGAGGCGCGGGTGGGGCGCCTGGTGATCGACGTCGAGCTCGACACCGGACCGGGCGTGCTCGCGATCGTCGGGCCCAACGGCGCGGGCAAGACCACGCTGCTCTCGCTGCTGCTCGGCGTGGTGCCGGTCACGCGCGGGCGCGTCGAGGTCGGTGGGGTCGTGCTGCTCGACACGAGCGCGTCGCTCGATGTGCCGGTCGAGGCGCGTCGTCTCGGCTACGCGCCCCAGGACCACGCGCTCTTCCCGCACCTCGACGTGCGCGGGAACGTGGAGTTCGCGGTGTCGAGCGCATTGCCGCGCGCCGAGCGGGCGCGCCGGGTCGACGAGGTGCTGCGCGATCTCCGGATCGAGCACCTCGCGTCACGAAGGCCGAGCACGCTCTCGGGCGGGGAGCGCCAGCGCGTCGCGCTGGCGCGTGCGCTCTCGATCTCGCCGCGCGCGCTGCTCCTCGACGAGCCGCTCGCCGCGCTCGACGCCCGCGCTCGCCGCGAGGTGCGCGACTTCCTCGCGACCACGCTGCGCACCCTCGCGATCCCCAGCATCGTCGTCACCCACGACGCGGCCGAGGCGCGCGCGCTGGGCCAGCGCATCGCGGTGATGGAGGCGGGACGCATCGTGCAGCAGGGCACGTGGGACGAGCTCGTCGCGGCCCCGGCGACGCCCTTCGTCGCCGAGCTAACTGCAGACGCCTGA
- a CDS encoding serine/threonine-protein kinase: MTAPGDTLGPYVIEAEIASGGMGVVYRARNRVTGQLRALKVVRPELGRDPDFVDRFVREATIASQLQHPNLVESHEPGIDGDTIYLPMELLEGETLASRLRRVTRFTPAEAAAILVPIAEAVQLLNDRGLVHRDLKPGNVFLARTEAGETPKVIDLGTARDVDDDEHTRTGMVIGSPFYMAIEQAEGRRDIDARADQYALGVIAYQMLTGARPYESDDSRSALAKLLRGDPYAPPSTIAYVGPQLERVIERALQHDRERRYPTTLELARAFAQAAREELPDREPPTSVHRRTAPRSRRALVGAAIVAALTAFGGIAALVVTERDEPPAMTVTPLEPPRAIATPPAPIVIEPAPPAEPAVAPAASTALAAEPEPRPTRRRARARRDRAPSDADCGAATGIPCLD, encoded by the coding sequence GTGACAGCCCCGGGCGACACCCTCGGACCTTACGTCATCGAAGCGGAGATCGCGTCGGGCGGCATGGGCGTCGTCTATCGCGCGCGCAACCGCGTCACCGGACAACTGCGCGCGCTGAAGGTGGTGCGCCCCGAGCTCGGGCGGGATCCCGACTTCGTCGATCGCTTCGTGCGCGAGGCGACGATCGCGTCGCAGCTCCAGCACCCGAACCTGGTCGAGTCGCACGAGCCGGGCATCGACGGCGACACGATCTACCTGCCGATGGAGCTGCTCGAGGGCGAGACCCTGGCGTCGCGGCTGCGTCGTGTGACGCGGTTCACCCCGGCCGAGGCGGCGGCGATCCTGGTGCCGATCGCCGAGGCGGTGCAGCTGCTGAACGACCGCGGCCTGGTGCACCGCGACCTCAAGCCGGGCAACGTCTTCCTCGCGCGCACCGAGGCCGGCGAGACCCCGAAGGTCATCGACCTCGGCACCGCGCGCGACGTCGACGACGACGAGCACACCCGCACCGGCATGGTGATCGGCTCGCCGTTCTACATGGCGATCGAGCAGGCCGAGGGGCGGCGCGACATCGACGCGCGCGCCGATCAGTACGCGCTCGGGGTGATCGCGTACCAGATGCTCACCGGCGCGCGGCCCTACGAGTCCGACGACTCGCGGAGCGCGCTCGCGAAGCTGCTGCGCGGCGATCCCTACGCGCCGCCGAGCACGATCGCGTACGTCGGGCCGCAGCTCGAGCGGGTGATCGAGCGCGCGCTGCAGCACGATCGCGAGCGTCGATATCCGACGACGCTCGAGCTGGCGCGCGCGTTCGCCCAGGCGGCGCGCGAGGAGCTGCCCGATCGCGAGCCGCCGACCTCGGTGCACCGTCGCACTGCGCCGCGCTCGCGTCGCGCGCTGGTCGGCGCGGCGATCGTCGCGGCGCTCACGGCGTTCGGAGGGATCGCGGCGCTCGTCGTGACCGAGCGCGACGAGCCTCCTGCGATGACGGTCACTCCGCTCGAGCCGCCGCGCGCGATCGCGACCCCGCCGGCTCCGATCGTGATCGAGCCCGCGCCGCCCGCCGAGCCCGCAGTCGCACCCGCTGCGAGCACCGCGCTGGCCGCGGAGCCCGAGCCGCGACCCACCCGTCGTCGTGCCCGCGCGCGGCGCGATCGTGCGCCTTCCGACGCGGACTGCGGCGCCGCGACCGGCATCCCGTGCCTCGACTGA
- a CDS encoding winged helix-turn-helix domain-containing protein, protein MTERAYAALIRGTLDDAALVLSRPAPTALEHAWSLALRAAGSLLDPEAFAPPSLDEIAPHRVAPFEVRAVAALACAHLARRAVLGFACEELERVVALHGALVPDAPESSEPRLWLALGHAWSAWMRGDPRDDDTSLAAIERLAREAGGAPLVIDAGTLRALRAESRGDVTSMLAHARRASRMARTEALPAHEHLAHLVLARARRSARHPHLALRILGALERFVAEPCRPWVRWERLLAGDPEALEGMRPGPDATRAERGAAALAAVLRAATAGEEAALDRAAHALFDAAAPIAFAAREARQVMVALDARLDPRAEDPELAAWCSGETLTAPPSIHGLCMRIDAESRDASEAIVLAAPGASPRRVLGAAGPLIAHHARVHLRKTLRRRGRVETLVAVLACAGPEGLTDAECFLRTYEMPYDAVVHRGVFEVLVTRARLYLESAGEIVRGQGLITLRLRAPIAVPDPRCAAPIHDRVLRVLAHDGRVTASDAAKRVGLSLRAVQQALRSLAEDGVCVGEKEGRQIVYAVEDTTFSEPTYLLARRS, encoded by the coding sequence ATGACCGAGCGTGCCTACGCCGCGCTGATCCGAGGGACGCTCGACGATGCGGCGCTCGTTCTCTCGCGCCCTGCGCCCACCGCGCTCGAGCACGCGTGGTCGCTCGCGCTGCGCGCCGCGGGATCGCTGCTCGATCCCGAGGCGTTCGCGCCGCCCTCGCTCGACGAGATCGCGCCCCATCGTGTCGCGCCGTTCGAGGTGCGTGCCGTCGCCGCGCTCGCGTGCGCCCACCTCGCGCGCCGCGCCGTGCTGGGCTTCGCGTGCGAGGAGCTCGAGCGCGTCGTCGCGCTCCACGGCGCGCTCGTGCCCGACGCCCCCGAGTCCTCGGAGCCCCGGCTCTGGCTCGCGCTCGGCCACGCATGGTCGGCGTGGATGCGTGGTGATCCTCGCGACGACGACACGTCGCTCGCCGCGATCGAACGCCTCGCGCGCGAGGCGGGCGGCGCGCCGCTGGTGATCGACGCGGGCACCCTGCGCGCGCTGCGCGCCGAGAGCCGCGGTGACGTGACGTCGATGCTCGCCCATGCCCGCCGTGCCTCGCGCATGGCGCGCACCGAGGCGCTCCCCGCGCACGAGCACCTCGCACATCTCGTCCTCGCGCGAGCCCGTCGCAGCGCGCGCCATCCCCACCTCGCGCTGCGCATCCTCGGCGCGCTCGAGCGCTTCGTCGCCGAGCCCTGCCGTCCATGGGTCCGCTGGGAGCGCCTGCTCGCGGGCGATCCCGAGGCGCTCGAGGGCATGCGACCCGGGCCTGATGCGACCCGCGCCGAGCGCGGCGCGGCAGCGCTCGCCGCCGTGCTCCGCGCCGCGACCGCCGGTGAGGAGGCCGCGCTCGATCGCGCTGCCCACGCGCTCTTCGACGCCGCCGCCCCGATCGCGTTCGCCGCGCGCGAGGCGCGCCAGGTGATGGTCGCGCTCGATGCCCGCCTCGATCCGCGCGCCGAAGATCCCGAGCTCGCGGCGTGGTGCAGCGGCGAGACCCTCACCGCGCCCCCGTCGATCCACGGCCTCTGCATGCGCATCGACGCCGAGTCGCGCGACGCGAGCGAGGCGATCGTGCTCGCTGCGCCCGGCGCATCACCGCGTCGCGTGCTCGGCGCGGCAGGCCCGCTGATCGCGCACCATGCTCGGGTCCATCTCCGCAAGACGCTCCGCCGTCGCGGTCGCGTCGAGACGCTCGTCGCCGTGCTCGCGTGCGCCGGCCCCGAGGGCCTGACCGACGCCGAGTGTTTCCTGCGCACCTACGAGATGCCCTACGACGCGGTGGTGCATCGCGGCGTGTTCGAGGTGCTCGTCACCCGCGCCCGGCTCTACCTCGAGAGCGCGGGCGAGATCGTGCGCGGCCAGGGCCTCATCACGCTGCGCCTGCGCGCGCCGATCGCGGTGCCCGATCCGCGCTGCGCCGCGCCGATCCACGATCGCGTGCTGCGCGTGCTCGCGCACGACGGTCGTGTCACCGCGAGCGACGCCGCCAAGCGCGTCGGGCTCTCGCTGCGCGCGGTGCAGCAGGCGCTGCGCTCGCTCGCCGAGGACGGCGTGTGCGTGGGCGAGAAAGAAGGCCGGCAGATCGTCTACGCCGTCGAGGACACGACGTTCTCCGAGCCGACCTACCTCCTCGCCCGCCGCTCGTGA
- a CDS encoding YfcC family protein codes for MATTSPTMTGAPAVAESEAPPARKKRKLQFPTAVGTLTLVAVVVWIAVSFIPSGVYQHDEDGAPIPGTFTRIDSPLDFVGRLEQLVFALVNGLFGIQGDEGIGPFESGSLFGAADVFLFVLALGAFLEVTFSTRALETGVGRLAQRLGDRGWLVIVVVMVLFSLLGSTMGFSVETFGFYGLLVPLVIALGYDRMTAIGVIVLSSTAGVAASTVNPFSIGVASAAAGVTLGDGIVVRLVLWVLFTAITVAYVLRYAARVKKDPARSMTPESEITDSEISLAESGPIEPLTGSQKLVLAITAATFGLLVFSVIPWGSLLGAATGPAEYEHQHDVAGVDDPWFQLDWWFPELIMLFFIAAIVVGLVARYDEKKLSGLIVKGAAGMMAPGLVIIIARGITAMLNNTQTIDSVLSAMERAVSGASTGVFATLVAVVGMPLSFLIPSTSGVATLAMPIMAPLGDFAGVGRSLVITAFMTGGAMIMFISPTNIVAVVGIAMAGVKFDKYFKFALPLFGILWAVLAVVLVGAAILS; via the coding sequence ATGGCGACGACGAGCCCCACGATGACCGGCGCACCCGCCGTGGCGGAGAGCGAGGCGCCGCCCGCGCGCAAGAAGCGCAAGCTCCAGTTCCCGACCGCAGTCGGCACGCTGACGCTCGTCGCGGTCGTCGTGTGGATCGCGGTGAGCTTCATCCCGTCGGGCGTCTACCAGCACGACGAAGACGGCGCGCCGATCCCCGGCACCTTCACGCGGATCGACTCACCGCTCGACTTCGTCGGGCGCTTGGAGCAGCTCGTCTTCGCGCTGGTCAACGGGCTCTTCGGCATCCAGGGCGACGAAGGCATCGGGCCCTTCGAGTCGGGGAGCCTCTTCGGCGCGGCCGACGTGTTCCTCTTCGTGCTGGCGCTCGGCGCCTTCCTCGAGGTGACGTTCTCCACGCGCGCGCTCGAGACCGGCGTGGGCCGGCTGGCGCAGCGGCTCGGCGATCGCGGTTGGCTCGTCATCGTCGTCGTGATGGTGCTCTTCTCGCTGCTCGGATCGACGATGGGGTTCTCGGTCGAGACGTTCGGCTTCTACGGCCTGCTCGTGCCCTTGGTGATCGCGCTCGGCTACGACCGGATGACGGCGATCGGCGTCATCGTGCTGAGCTCGACCGCGGGCGTCGCGGCGTCGACGGTGAACCCGTTCTCGATCGGCGTGGCGTCGGCAGCCGCGGGCGTGACGCTCGGCGACGGAATCGTGGTGCGGCTCGTGCTCTGGGTGCTCTTCACCGCGATCACGGTCGCGTACGTGCTGCGCTACGCCGCGAGAGTGAAGAAGGACCCGGCGCGCTCGATGACGCCGGAGAGCGAGATCACCGACTCCGAGATCTCGCTCGCCGAGTCCGGTCCGATCGAGCCCCTCACCGGCTCGCAGAAGCTCGTCCTCGCGATCACCGCGGCGACCTTCGGCCTCCTCGTGTTCTCGGTCATTCCCTGGGGCAGCCTGCTCGGCGCGGCGACCGGTCCGGCGGAGTACGAGCACCAGCACGACGTCGCGGGCGTCGACGATCCGTGGTTCCAGCTCGACTGGTGGTTCCCCGAGCTGATCATGCTGTTCTTCATCGCCGCGATCGTCGTCGGGCTGGTGGCGCGTTACGACGAGAAGAAGCTCTCGGGGCTCATCGTGAAGGGCGCCGCCGGCATGATGGCGCCCGGCCTCGTGATCATCATCGCGCGCGGCATCACCGCGATGCTGAACAACACCCAGACGATCGACAGCGTGCTGAGCGCGATGGAGCGCGCGGTGTCCGGGGCGTCCACCGGCGTCTTCGCGACGCTCGTCGCGGTCGTGGGCATGCCGCTCTCGTTCCTGATTCCGTCGACCTCGGGCGTCGCGACGCTGGCGATGCCGATCATGGCGCCGCTCGGCGACTTCGCGGGCGTCGGGCGCTCGCTGGTGATCACCGCGTTCATGACCGGCGGCGCGATGATCATGTTCATCTCGCCGACGAACATCGTCGCGGTCGTCGGCATCGCGATGGCGGGCGTGAAGTTCGACAAGTACTTCAAGTTCGCCCTGCCGCTCTTCGGGATCCTCTGGGCCGTGCTCGCGGTCGTGCTCGTCGGCGCGGCGATCCTCTCGTGA
- a CDS encoding M20/M25/M40 family metallo-hydrolase yields MTAPMDSDTVRRAVRDQMPRLVDELMTLTRIPSISGEGADPKPLFEAHDYVVKLLREAGLTDIQDLRIPGKVAPVIIARTHAAESRPTVLLYTHYDVVPAGDLDLWETPPFEPTRRNGAIYGRGISDSKANILATIGALRVFDGAPPVSVTIVFEGQEEVGSPFDFYPPEAPEIFRSDAMIIADNGSVRPGVPALTISLRGSAAVTVSARTLAADKHSGQYGGAAPDARIALVHALASLHDEKGDVAVPGLLRTPWRGMDYREHEFRELGEVVPGAPLQGTGTIGERIWSGPAITITGFDSPPVSAPINAVASSARASLNIRVHPDQDAAEAQAAVIAHLRAQRPFGIELEVSAAGENGNGFSMSAGGRAHQLMLRALREAWGADPVDVAGGGSIPIVMSLARAVPDAEMLLMGATDGHSNIHGPNERVLLDELEKATIAKAEFFRTYGA; encoded by the coding sequence ATGACGGCTCCGATGGACTCCGACACCGTTCGTCGCGCGGTTCGCGATCAGATGCCTCGCCTCGTCGACGAGCTGATGACGCTGACGCGCATTCCTTCGATCTCGGGCGAAGGGGCCGATCCGAAGCCCCTCTTCGAGGCGCACGACTACGTCGTGAAGTTGCTCCGCGAGGCAGGCCTCACCGACATCCAGGATCTCCGGATCCCCGGCAAGGTCGCGCCGGTCATCATCGCGCGGACCCACGCGGCCGAGAGCAGGCCGACCGTGCTGCTCTACACGCACTACGACGTGGTGCCCGCAGGCGATCTCGATCTCTGGGAGACACCGCCCTTCGAGCCGACCCGGCGCAACGGCGCGATCTACGGCCGCGGCATCTCGGACTCGAAGGCGAACATCCTCGCCACGATCGGCGCGCTGCGCGTGTTCGACGGGGCGCCGCCGGTCTCGGTGACGATCGTCTTCGAAGGTCAGGAGGAGGTGGGCAGTCCGTTCGACTTCTATCCTCCCGAAGCGCCGGAGATCTTCCGATCGGACGCGATGATCATCGCGGACAACGGGAGTGTTCGCCCCGGCGTTCCCGCGCTGACGATCAGCCTGCGCGGGTCGGCCGCGGTGACCGTCTCGGCGCGCACGCTCGCCGCCGACAAGCACAGCGGGCAGTACGGCGGCGCCGCGCCCGACGCGCGCATCGCGCTGGTGCACGCGCTGGCGAGCCTCCACGACGAGAAGGGCGACGTCGCGGTGCCCGGTCTGCTGCGCACGCCGTGGCGCGGCATGGACTACCGCGAGCACGAATTCCGCGAGCTCGGCGAGGTGGTGCCCGGCGCGCCGCTCCAGGGAACGGGCACGATCGGCGAGCGGATCTGGTCCGGCCCTGCGATCACGATCACCGGCTTCGACAGCCCGCCGGTGAGCGCGCCGATCAACGCCGTCGCCTCGAGCGCGCGCGCCTCGCTCAACATCCGCGTGCATCCCGATCAGGACGCGGCCGAGGCGCAGGCTGCGGTCATCGCGCACCTCCGGGCGCAGCGGCCCTTCGGCATCGAGCTCGAGGTCTCCGCCGCGGGCGAGAACGGCAACGGCTTCTCGATGAGCGCCGGAGGTCGCGCGCACCAGCTGATGCTCCGCGCCCTCCGTGAGGCGTGGGGCGCCGATCCCGTGGATGTGGCGGGAGGCGGCTCGATCCCGATCGTCATGTCGTTGGCGCGCGCCGTGCCCGACGCCGAGATGCTGCTGATGGGCGCCACCGACGGACACAGCAACATCCACGGTCCGAACGAGCGCGTGCTCCTCGACGAGCTCGAGAAGGCGACGATCGCGAAGGCCGAGTTCTTCCGCACCTACGGAGCGTGA
- the glsA gene encoding glutaminase A has protein sequence MPPSSAEPDDESLYVSTGHLPPPADVQRRVQAAFEHARVHTEGACSEVYPALARVSPELFGVSLAGVDGSLVSIGDARHPFTLMSVAKPFTFALLCEALGPAACRRLIGANATGMPFNSAAAIDFGDEGRTNPMVNSGALAAASHLPGEGLEAKWAHLSEGLARFAGHPVVLDDEMYGSAMQTHHRNHGLAWLLHGLGRLGMHPTEATELYTRQSCVQVTAEDLAFMGATLADGGVHPKTRERVVSVESCAYALAVMTTAGMYETSGDWLYEVGLPGKSGIAGGIVAVAPGKGALGSFAPLLDAAGNSVRGQLVARELSRSLGLSLFTSSPVEAPRAEARAAPPSSQWARGW, from the coding sequence ATGCCGCCCTCTTCCGCGGAGCCCGACGACGAGAGCCTCTACGTCTCGACGGGGCACCTGCCGCCCCCCGCCGACGTGCAGCGCCGCGTGCAGGCCGCGTTCGAGCACGCGCGCGTCCACACCGAGGGCGCGTGCTCGGAGGTCTACCCGGCCCTCGCGCGCGTCTCACCCGAGCTCTTCGGCGTCAGCTTGGCCGGTGTCGACGGAAGCCTCGTGTCGATCGGCGACGCACGACACCCGTTCACGCTGATGAGCGTCGCGAAGCCCTTCACGTTCGCGCTGCTCTGCGAGGCGCTGGGCCCGGCTGCGTGCCGGCGCCTCATCGGCGCGAACGCGACGGGCATGCCGTTCAACTCCGCCGCCGCGATCGACTTCGGCGACGAAGGGCGCACCAACCCGATGGTCAACTCGGGCGCGCTCGCCGCCGCGAGCCATCTGCCCGGCGAGGGCCTCGAGGCGAAGTGGGCGCACCTGAGCGAAGGCCTCGCGCGCTTCGCCGGGCATCCCGTCGTGCTCGACGACGAGATGTACGGGTCCGCGATGCAGACGCACCACCGCAACCACGGCTTGGCGTGGCTGCTCCACGGGCTCGGTCGATTGGGCATGCATCCGACCGAGGCGACCGAGCTCTACACGCGCCAGTCGTGCGTGCAGGTGACCGCCGAGGACCTGGCGTTCATGGGCGCGACCCTCGCCGACGGCGGCGTGCACCCGAAGACGCGCGAGCGCGTCGTCTCGGTGGAGAGCTGCGCGTACGCGCTCGCGGTGATGACGACCGCCGGCATGTACGAGACGTCCGGCGACTGGCTCTACGAGGTCGGCCTCCCCGGCAAGAGCGGGATCGCCGGAGGCATCGTCGCGGTCGCGCCGGGGAAGGGCGCGCTCGGCTCGTTCGCGCCGCTGCTCGACGCCGCCGGCAACAGCGTCCGAGGACAGCTCGTCGCGCGCGAGCTCTCGAGGAGCCTCGGGCTCAGCCTCTTCACGTCGTCTCCGGTCGAGGCGCCGCGCGCCGAAGCCCGCGCCGCGCCGCCTTCGTCCCAGTGGGCGCGCGGCTGGTGA
- a CDS encoding AbgT family transporter gives MSVGTYEAGRDEGREEPRSERGVLQRALTVVERIGNKVPHPAVIFVLLTVVLALASHLVASLGASVTYTAINPETHAAEQMTTAAKSLFSADGIRFAYGSVVESFMSFTALGVVIVAMLGVGVAESAGLINALIRKLVRVAPAKALTYIIVFVGILSSVAADAGYLVLVPLAASAYASVGRHPLAGLAASFAGVAAVFGVNLLVKPADGILTEITNDAIRLVEPTRSITITSNWWFGAASVVLLTVLCGVITDRIVEPRLGRWRGGAVGLGPDGESLEPAAADHSRAAESRGLRFAGLGTLVVLAIVALLSLPSGAPLRNQETGALIGDSPLMNGLIVAITLVFFAAGVGYGIGARSFGSMKDVIAAMEKAVTGLGGLIFLLFFISQFIALFNFTNLPTLLAVGMGDRLEHSGVGAIPLLVGLLLVTLALDLFMSGIIPKWAIFAPVFVPLLMRLGVSPEAALAAYRVGDSPFNVLSPLMPYFALIVTFAQRYQKSAGVGTLVALMLPYVVGVLVAWTGLLLVWEALGLPWGF, from the coding sequence GTGAGCGTCGGGACGTACGAGGCCGGGCGAGACGAAGGACGCGAGGAGCCGCGCTCCGAGCGCGGCGTGCTCCAGCGCGCTCTCACCGTCGTCGAGCGCATCGGGAACAAGGTCCCGCACCCCGCGGTGATCTTCGTGCTGCTGACCGTGGTGCTCGCGCTCGCCTCCCACTTGGTCGCGAGCCTCGGCGCGAGCGTGACGTACACCGCGATCAACCCGGAGACGCACGCTGCCGAGCAGATGACGACCGCGGCGAAGAGCCTCTTCAGCGCCGACGGGATCCGGTTCGCCTACGGCTCGGTCGTCGAGAGCTTCATGAGCTTCACGGCCCTCGGCGTCGTCATCGTGGCGATGCTCGGCGTCGGAGTGGCGGAGTCCGCGGGCCTCATCAACGCGCTCATCCGCAAGCTCGTGCGCGTCGCGCCTGCGAAGGCCCTCACGTACATCATCGTGTTCGTCGGCATCCTCTCGAGCGTCGCCGCCGACGCGGGCTACCTCGTGCTCGTCCCGCTCGCTGCCAGCGCCTACGCGAGCGTCGGTCGTCATCCGCTCGCCGGGCTCGCCGCCTCGTTCGCCGGCGTCGCTGCGGTCTTCGGCGTGAACCTCCTCGTGAAGCCCGCCGACGGGATCCTCACCGAGATCACCAACGACGCGATCCGTCTGGTCGAGCCGACGCGGTCGATCACCATCACGTCGAACTGGTGGTTCGGCGCCGCCTCCGTCGTGCTGCTCACCGTCCTCTGCGGCGTCATCACCGATCGGATCGTCGAGCCCCGGCTCGGACGGTGGAGAGGTGGCGCGGTCGGGCTCGGGCCCGACGGCGAGTCGCTGGAGCCCGCAGCGGCCGACCACTCGCGCGCGGCCGAGTCGCGCGGTCTCCGCTTCGCGGGGCTCGGCACGCTCGTGGTGCTCGCGATCGTCGCGCTGCTCTCGCTCCCGAGCGGCGCGCCGCTGCGCAACCAGGAGACGGGCGCGCTCATCGGCGACTCGCCGCTGATGAACGGGCTCATCGTCGCGATCACCCTGGTCTTCTTCGCGGCCGGCGTCGGCTACGGGATCGGCGCGCGCTCGTTCGGCTCGATGAAGGACGTCATCGCCGCGATGGAGAAGGCGGTGACCGGGCTCGGCGGGCTGATCTTCCTGCTCTTCTTCATCAGCCAGTTCATCGCGCTCTTCAACTTCACGAACCTGCCGACGCTGCTCGCGGTCGGGATGGGTGATCGCCTCGAGCACTCGGGTGTCGGCGCGATCCCGCTGCTCGTCGGACTGCTCCTCGTCACCCTCGCGCTCGACCTCTTCATGTCGGGCATCATCCCGAAGTGGGCGATCTTCGCGCCGGTGTTCGTGCCGCTCCTCATGCGGCTCGGCGTGTCACCGGAGGCGGCGCTGGCGGCGTACCGCGTGGGCGACAGCCCGTTCAACGTGCTGTCGCCGCTCATGCCGTACTTCGCGCTCATCGTGACGTTCGCGCAGCGCTACCAGAAGAGCGCCGGCGTCGGCACGTTGGTCGCGTTGATGCTGCCGTATGTCGTCGGGGTGCTGGTGGCGTGGACGGGGCTTCTGCTCGTGTGGGAAGCGCTCGGGCTGCCGTGGGGCTTCTGA